Proteins found in one Aethina tumida isolate Nest 87 chromosome 1, icAetTumi1.1, whole genome shotgun sequence genomic segment:
- the LOC109597995 gene encoding protein quick-to-court isoform X1: MSADMFTTKPVNPLKSPEPSRIPLPSPTPLRRYGSLRLRGENKNGLTSAGDFTRNIESLRTGGVRPQQEGGQCAVGVPLQRGHSFMEKGEKKYGSRGQMASRPQTIRTTVKVDRNGGIPTPKQLTTPQSPNRIRSLSLSLSNTRLNSPKSPSAVSASSPKSPADQVRNHLHASNQLLDYRSIDWDDTDSIISVGGSSVASCDHASVARNGTTFSGRSMKYVFHCNQHAGATGEDYLTPTQRAHRQVKKLKYLLQQAKKDLEQKDSDILKLTKEVVELRLYKAALSSPEDKSNSSDAVTVRENTSEETSPEKDVLDAESCVLEPNHLATGHSEMNNSFADSGHFEDCTNSSVHSKDSILFDDGNRSPFKTKLVETSDKGITANFDSFDHDSEHSKLIMEYEKRLQELVRTHEEESYHLKQKHNDKVEELLQRITEINARYWELVPELDTARDRIKELEVQLEEASKKLQEQEDKQKQSYLQMYNKGQEAARLEHENRLMELAHQNPSRISVPELLQELQVTKNELENIKDVEYASTSKSSQPLLSAKEALSLWVLGARKAMYRQLMEAKSRNKIDPEITLQFLKSAVYYFLTDRENSQGHLKAIQSILGFTTTEIDNISKARLQ, encoded by the exons ATGAGCGCCGACATGTTCACCACTAAACCTGTTAATCCACTTAAATCGCCAGAACCATCCAGGATACCTTTGCCGAGTCCCACACCGCTGAGAAGATATGGGAGTTTAAGACTTAGGGGGGAGAATAAGAATGGACTTACTTCAGCTGGAGATTTTACTAGAAACATTGAATCATTAA GAACCGGCGGCGTCCGTCCACAGCAGGAGGGCGGGCAGTGCGCGGTCGGCGTCCCACTGCAACGGGGCCACTCGTTCATGGAAAAGGGCGAGAAGAAGTATGGTTCGCGAGGCCAAATGGCGTCCAGGCCGCAGACAATCAGGACGACAGTGAAGGTGGACAGGAACGGTGGCATCCCGACGCCCAAACAGCTGACCACACCGCAGAGTCCCAACAGGATCAGGAGTTTG tcTTTATCGCTGTCCAACACTCGTCTGAACAGCCCGAAGTCACCCTCGGCGGTGTCGGCGTCGTCGCCGAAGTCTCCGGCAGACCAGGTGCGTAACCATCTCCACGCCTCCAACCAACTCCTCGACTACAGGTCAATCGACTGGGACGACACCGACAGCATCATCAGCGTCGGCGGCAGCAGCGTGGCGTCGTGCGACCACGCCAGCGTCGCCCGCAACGGCACCACCTTCTCCGGCAGAAGCATGAA ATACGTGTTCCATTGTAACCAACACGCCGGAGCAACAGGTGAGGACTACCTGACACCAACCCAGCGAGCCCACAGGCAAGTcaagaaattgaaatatctccTGCAACAAGCCAAAAAGGATTTAGAACAGAAGGACAGTGACATACTTAAATTAACCAAAGAG GTGGTAGAACTGAGATTATACAAGGCTGCTTTGAGCTCACCGGAGGACAAGTCCAACTCCAGCGACGCGGTAACCGTCAGGGAGAACACAAGTGAGGAAACCAGTCCGGAAAAAGATGTACTCGACGCCGAGTCATGCGTGCTCGAACCCAATCATCTGGCGACGGGACACAGTGAGATGAACAACTCGTTTGCCGATTCCGGACACTTTGAAGACTGCACAAACTCATCGGTACACTCCAAAGACTCCATCCTCTTTGACGATGGAAATAGATCT CCGTTTAAGACTAAATTAGTGGAAACATCGGATAAGGGTATAACGGCTAATTTCGATAGTTTCGACCACGATTCTGAACACAGCAAATTGATAATGGAATATGAGAAACGCCTTCAGGAATTGGTTAGGACCCACGAGGAGGAGTCCTACCATTTGAAACAGAAACACAATGATAAAGTGGAGGAGTTGCTACAACGAATCACTGAAATTAATGCGAGATATTGGGAATTGGTCCCGGAATTAGACACAGCCCGAGACAGAATTAAAGAACTAGAAGTGCAATTGGAAGAAGCTAGCAAGAAACTTCAAGAACAAGAAGATAAGCAAAAACAGTCTTATCTTCAAATGTATAATAAGGGTCAAGAAGCTGCTAGACTAGAACATGAAAACAGG ttaATGGAACTTGCTCACCAAAATCCAAGCAGGATCTCAGTGCCAGAGCTTCTGCAAGAATTACAAGTCACCAAAAATGAACTAGAGAATATTAAG gacGTAGAGTACGCGTCGACTTCTAAGAGTTCGCAACCGTTACTGAGCGCGAAAGAAGCACTTTCGCTCTGGGTACTCGGTGCTAGAAAG GCAATGTATCGACAATTGATGGAGGCCAAAAGCAGGAATAAAATCGATCCTGAAATTACATTGCAATTTTTGAAATCAGCAGTCTACTACTTTCTAACGGACCGAGAGAATAGCCAAGGTCATTTGAAGGCCATCCAAAGCATACTGGGATTCACAACCACTGAAATTGACAACATCTCGAAAGCAAGGCTGCagtaa
- the LOC109597985 gene encoding clavesin-2 isoform X1, which yields MLHLRNNNMSEYMEFDWRHSVISPDIMKNVPQTREPFDRSKSIQSLRKMINQCEDLELRNKLPQDDKTLQKFLYARKFDIQETFDLLKNFYLYRKRNMELFQNFDLHAHDIHKALENGLPGVLPIKDRKGRCVLVFNATNWDCGSYTLITIYRALLYSLEQLTDDVTNQANGFVVIVDWTEFTFKQVTSLKPGALKLMIEGLQDCFPARFKGIHFIGQPWYVEAALTVIKPFLKEKIKERMYVHGNNLSTLHEHVHRDILPAEMGGEQPSYNPRSWLDTLLSNKKDEKK from the exons ATG ttacatttaagaaataataatatgtcagAATACATGGAGTTCGATTGGAGGCACAGTGTAATCTCACCggatattatgaaaaatgtccCGCAAACGAGAGAACCGTTTGATAGAAGTAAATCGATACAAA GTTTACGAAAGATGATAAACCAGTGTGAAGATCTGGAACTAAGGAACAAACTGCCCCAGGATGACAAAACATTACAGAAATTCCTGTACGCCCGAAAATTCGACATACAGGAGACCTTCGATTTGTTGAAGAACTTCTACCTGTACAGAAAACGCAACATGGAACTGTTCCAGAACTTCGATTTGCACGCGCACGACATCCACAAGGCCTTAGAAAACGGACTGCCAG GTGTTTTACCGATCAAGGACCGCAAAGGCAGATGTGTCCTAGTCTTCAACGCTACGAATTGGGATTGCGGCAGTTACACACTGATAACCATATACAGAGCGTTACTTTATAGTTTGGAACAGCTAACGGACGACGTGACCAACCAGGCCAATGGATTCGTCGTGATCGTTGATTGGACCGAATTCACTTTCAAACAGGTCACCAGTTTGAAGCCGGGAGCATTGAAGCTAATGATCGAGGGATTGCAGGATTGTTTTCCTGCTAGATTCAAAGGGATACACTTTATTGGACAACCTTGGTATGTGGAAGCAGCTTTGACAGTTATCAAACCATTTTTGAAGGAAAAAATCAAGGAAAGGATGTATGTACATGGAAATAATCTGAGCACGTTACATGAACATGTACATAGGGACATTTTGCCAGCTGAAATGGGTGGTGAACAACCTTCGTACAATCCTAGATCATGGCTTGATACATTGCTGTCTAATAAAAAAGACGAGAAGAAATAA
- the LOC109597988 gene encoding fumarylacetoacetase, translating to MKSFIQYQQYCDFPIENLPYGVFSTNNDPSQRIGVAIGDQILDLSKISHLFTGPELKDNQNVFKEQTLNEFMKLDEKAWREARNTLQNLLSIENPTLQNDVELRSRAFVHQSEAKMHLPAKIGDYTDFYSSIHHATNVGIMFRSKENALMPNWKYLPVGYHGRASSVIISGTPIHRPHGQTLAIEGAPPVFGPCKLMDFELEMAFFVGGQTKLGDVITAENANKHIFGFVLMNDWSARDIQKWEYIPLGPFTAKNLGTTISPWVVTTYALEPFLVDNFPQEPEPFPYLKHTDKYNFDINLQVDITPKGSNLATTVCRSNYKYLYWTAKQQLAHHTITGCNLNAGDLLGSGTISGDTSDSFGSMLELAWKGTKPLTLLDGTQRKFLQDGDTVTMKAYCEGDGFNVGFGNCVGTLLPPKPLNL from the exons ATGAAATCGTTCATCCAGTATCAACAATATTGCGACTTCCCCATTGAAAATTTACCGTATGGCGTATTTTCAACCAATAATGAC cctTCACAAAGAATAGGAGTCGCAATAGGAGACCAAATTCTTGACCTTAGTAAAATATCCCACCTTTTTACGGGACCGGAACTAAAGGATAATCAAAATGTATTCAAGGAA CAaactttaaatgaatttatgaaattggACGAAAAAGCATGGAGAGAAGCCAGAAACACCCTTCAAAATTTGTTGTCCATAGAAAATCCTACTTTGCAAAACGATGTAGAACTTAGATCTAG aGCTTTTGTACATCAATCCGAAGCAAAAATGCACCTTCCAGCTAAAATCGGGGATTATACCGACTTTTACTCGTCCATCCATCATGCCACTAACGTTGGCATAATGTTCAGGAGCAAAGAAAACGCTCTTATGCCCAACtg GAAATATTTACCAGTAGGTTACCATGGAAGAGCTAGCTCTGTTATAATATCTGGCACACCAATACACAGACCTCATGGGCAAACTTTAGCGATAGAAG gagCACCTCCAGTCTTTGGACCTTGCAAACTAATGGACTTCGAACTGGAAATGGCGTTTTTCGTTGGAGGTCAGACCAAGTTGGGAGATGTAATTACTGCTGAAAATGCTAACAAACATATATTTGGATTTGTCCTAATGAACGATTGGAGcg CTAGGGATATCCAAAAGTGGGAGTACATTCCTTTGGGCCCATTCACAGCTAAAAACTTGGGAACAACAATTTCCCCATGGGTTGTTACAACATACGCATTGGAACCGTTCCTGGTTGATAACTTCCCCCAAGAACCTGAACCTTTTCCATACCTCAAACATACAGACAAATACAACTTCGACATCAATCTCCAAGTCGACATCACTC CCAAAGGATCGAATCTTGCTACAACTGTCTGTAGATCAAACTACAAATACTTGTACTGGACTGCCAAACAACAACTCGCACATCATACCATTACAGGTTGTAATCTGAATGCTGGAGATCTTTTAGGAAGTGGCACAATTAGTGGAGAT ACATCCGATTCATTTGGATCTATGTTGGAATTGGCCTGGAAGGGAACAAAACCTCTTACACTCTTAGACGGTACCCAAAGGAAGTTTTTGCAAGACGGTGATACTGTTACCATGAAAGCGTATTGTGAGGGCGATGGCTTTAACGTCGGTTTCGGTAATTGCGTAGGAACGCTTTTGCCGccaaaacctttaaatttgtaa
- the LOC109597995 gene encoding protein quick-to-court isoform X3 translates to MEKGEKKYGSRGQMASRPQTIRTTVKVDRNGGIPTPKQLTTPQSPNRIRSLSLSLSNTRLNSPKSPSAVSASSPKSPADQVRNHLHASNQLLDYRSIDWDDTDSIISVGGSSVASCDHASVARNGTTFSGRSMKYVFHCNQHAGATGEDYLTPTQRAHRQVKKLKYLLQQAKKDLEQKDSDILKLTKEVVELRLYKAALSSPEDKSNSSDAVTVRENTSEETSPEKDVLDAESCVLEPNHLATGHSEMNNSFADSGHFEDCTNSSVHSKDSILFDDGNRSPFKTKLVETSDKGITANFDSFDHDSEHSKLIMEYEKRLQELVRTHEEESYHLKQKHNDKVEELLQRITEINARYWELVPELDTARDRIKELEVQLEEASKKLQEQEDKQKQSYLQMYNKGQEAARLEHENRLMELAHQNPSRISVPELLQELQVTKNELENIKDVEYASTSKSSQPLLSAKEALSLWVLGARKAMYRQLMEAKSRNKIDPEITLQFLKSAVYYFLTDRENSQGHLKAIQSILGFTTTEIDNISKARLQ, encoded by the exons ATGGAAAAGGGCGAGAAGAAGTATGGTTCGCGAGGCCAAATGGCGTCCAGGCCGCAGACAATCAGGACGACAGTGAAGGTGGACAGGAACGGTGGCATCCCGACGCCCAAACAGCTGACCACACCGCAGAGTCCCAACAGGATCAGGAGTTTG tcTTTATCGCTGTCCAACACTCGTCTGAACAGCCCGAAGTCACCCTCGGCGGTGTCGGCGTCGTCGCCGAAGTCTCCGGCAGACCAGGTGCGTAACCATCTCCACGCCTCCAACCAACTCCTCGACTACAGGTCAATCGACTGGGACGACACCGACAGCATCATCAGCGTCGGCGGCAGCAGCGTGGCGTCGTGCGACCACGCCAGCGTCGCCCGCAACGGCACCACCTTCTCCGGCAGAAGCATGAA ATACGTGTTCCATTGTAACCAACACGCCGGAGCAACAGGTGAGGACTACCTGACACCAACCCAGCGAGCCCACAGGCAAGTcaagaaattgaaatatctccTGCAACAAGCCAAAAAGGATTTAGAACAGAAGGACAGTGACATACTTAAATTAACCAAAGAG GTGGTAGAACTGAGATTATACAAGGCTGCTTTGAGCTCACCGGAGGACAAGTCCAACTCCAGCGACGCGGTAACCGTCAGGGAGAACACAAGTGAGGAAACCAGTCCGGAAAAAGATGTACTCGACGCCGAGTCATGCGTGCTCGAACCCAATCATCTGGCGACGGGACACAGTGAGATGAACAACTCGTTTGCCGATTCCGGACACTTTGAAGACTGCACAAACTCATCGGTACACTCCAAAGACTCCATCCTCTTTGACGATGGAAATAGATCT CCGTTTAAGACTAAATTAGTGGAAACATCGGATAAGGGTATAACGGCTAATTTCGATAGTTTCGACCACGATTCTGAACACAGCAAATTGATAATGGAATATGAGAAACGCCTTCAGGAATTGGTTAGGACCCACGAGGAGGAGTCCTACCATTTGAAACAGAAACACAATGATAAAGTGGAGGAGTTGCTACAACGAATCACTGAAATTAATGCGAGATATTGGGAATTGGTCCCGGAATTAGACACAGCCCGAGACAGAATTAAAGAACTAGAAGTGCAATTGGAAGAAGCTAGCAAGAAACTTCAAGAACAAGAAGATAAGCAAAAACAGTCTTATCTTCAAATGTATAATAAGGGTCAAGAAGCTGCTAGACTAGAACATGAAAACAGG ttaATGGAACTTGCTCACCAAAATCCAAGCAGGATCTCAGTGCCAGAGCTTCTGCAAGAATTACAAGTCACCAAAAATGAACTAGAGAATATTAAG gacGTAGAGTACGCGTCGACTTCTAAGAGTTCGCAACCGTTACTGAGCGCGAAAGAAGCACTTTCGCTCTGGGTACTCGGTGCTAGAAAG GCAATGTATCGACAATTGATGGAGGCCAAAAGCAGGAATAAAATCGATCCTGAAATTACATTGCAATTTTTGAAATCAGCAGTCTACTACTTTCTAACGGACCGAGAGAATAGCCAAGGTCATTTGAAGGCCATCCAAAGCATACTGGGATTCACAACCACTGAAATTGACAACATCTCGAAAGCAAGGCTGCagtaa
- the LOC109597985 gene encoding clavesin-2 isoform X2 — protein MSEYMEFDWRHSVISPDIMKNVPQTREPFDRSKSIQSLRKMINQCEDLELRNKLPQDDKTLQKFLYARKFDIQETFDLLKNFYLYRKRNMELFQNFDLHAHDIHKALENGLPGVLPIKDRKGRCVLVFNATNWDCGSYTLITIYRALLYSLEQLTDDVTNQANGFVVIVDWTEFTFKQVTSLKPGALKLMIEGLQDCFPARFKGIHFIGQPWYVEAALTVIKPFLKEKIKERMYVHGNNLSTLHEHVHRDILPAEMGGEQPSYNPRSWLDTLLSNKKDEKK, from the exons atgtcagAATACATGGAGTTCGATTGGAGGCACAGTGTAATCTCACCggatattatgaaaaatgtccCGCAAACGAGAGAACCGTTTGATAGAAGTAAATCGATACAAA GTTTACGAAAGATGATAAACCAGTGTGAAGATCTGGAACTAAGGAACAAACTGCCCCAGGATGACAAAACATTACAGAAATTCCTGTACGCCCGAAAATTCGACATACAGGAGACCTTCGATTTGTTGAAGAACTTCTACCTGTACAGAAAACGCAACATGGAACTGTTCCAGAACTTCGATTTGCACGCGCACGACATCCACAAGGCCTTAGAAAACGGACTGCCAG GTGTTTTACCGATCAAGGACCGCAAAGGCAGATGTGTCCTAGTCTTCAACGCTACGAATTGGGATTGCGGCAGTTACACACTGATAACCATATACAGAGCGTTACTTTATAGTTTGGAACAGCTAACGGACGACGTGACCAACCAGGCCAATGGATTCGTCGTGATCGTTGATTGGACCGAATTCACTTTCAAACAGGTCACCAGTTTGAAGCCGGGAGCATTGAAGCTAATGATCGAGGGATTGCAGGATTGTTTTCCTGCTAGATTCAAAGGGATACACTTTATTGGACAACCTTGGTATGTGGAAGCAGCTTTGACAGTTATCAAACCATTTTTGAAGGAAAAAATCAAGGAAAGGATGTATGTACATGGAAATAATCTGAGCACGTTACATGAACATGTACATAGGGACATTTTGCCAGCTGAAATGGGTGGTGAACAACCTTCGTACAATCCTAGATCATGGCTTGATACATTGCTGTCTAATAAAAAAGACGAGAAGAAATAA
- the LOC109597995 gene encoding protein quick-to-court isoform X2: MSADMFTTKPVNPLKSPEPSRIPLPSPTPLRRYGSLRLRGENKNGLTSAGDFTRNIESLRTGGVRPQQEGGQCAVGVPLQRGHSFMEKGEKKYGSRGQMASRPQTIRTTVKVDRNGGIPTPKQLTTPQSPNRIRSLSLSLSNTRLNSPKSPSAVSASSPKSPADQVRNHLHASNQLLDYRSIDWDDTDSIISVGGSSVASCDHASVARNGTTFSGRSMKYVFHCNQHAGATGEDYLTPTQRAHRQVKKLKYLLQQAKKDLEQKDSDILKLTKEVVELRLYKAALSSPEDKSNSSDAVTVRENTSEETSPEKDVLDAESCVLEPNHLATGHSEMNNSFADSGHFEDCTNSSVHSKDSILFDDGNRSPFKTKLVETSDKGITANFDSFDHDSEHSKLIMEYEKRLQELVRTHEEESYHLKQKHNDKVEELLQRITEINARYWELVPELDTARDRIKELEVQLEEASKKLQEQEDKQKQSYLQMYNKGQEAARLEHENRLMELAHQNPSRISVPELLQELQVTKNELENIKAMYRQLMEAKSRNKIDPEITLQFLKSAVYYFLTDRENSQGHLKAIQSILGFTTTEIDNISKARLQ; the protein is encoded by the exons ATGAGCGCCGACATGTTCACCACTAAACCTGTTAATCCACTTAAATCGCCAGAACCATCCAGGATACCTTTGCCGAGTCCCACACCGCTGAGAAGATATGGGAGTTTAAGACTTAGGGGGGAGAATAAGAATGGACTTACTTCAGCTGGAGATTTTACTAGAAACATTGAATCATTAA GAACCGGCGGCGTCCGTCCACAGCAGGAGGGCGGGCAGTGCGCGGTCGGCGTCCCACTGCAACGGGGCCACTCGTTCATGGAAAAGGGCGAGAAGAAGTATGGTTCGCGAGGCCAAATGGCGTCCAGGCCGCAGACAATCAGGACGACAGTGAAGGTGGACAGGAACGGTGGCATCCCGACGCCCAAACAGCTGACCACACCGCAGAGTCCCAACAGGATCAGGAGTTTG tcTTTATCGCTGTCCAACACTCGTCTGAACAGCCCGAAGTCACCCTCGGCGGTGTCGGCGTCGTCGCCGAAGTCTCCGGCAGACCAGGTGCGTAACCATCTCCACGCCTCCAACCAACTCCTCGACTACAGGTCAATCGACTGGGACGACACCGACAGCATCATCAGCGTCGGCGGCAGCAGCGTGGCGTCGTGCGACCACGCCAGCGTCGCCCGCAACGGCACCACCTTCTCCGGCAGAAGCATGAA ATACGTGTTCCATTGTAACCAACACGCCGGAGCAACAGGTGAGGACTACCTGACACCAACCCAGCGAGCCCACAGGCAAGTcaagaaattgaaatatctccTGCAACAAGCCAAAAAGGATTTAGAACAGAAGGACAGTGACATACTTAAATTAACCAAAGAG GTGGTAGAACTGAGATTATACAAGGCTGCTTTGAGCTCACCGGAGGACAAGTCCAACTCCAGCGACGCGGTAACCGTCAGGGAGAACACAAGTGAGGAAACCAGTCCGGAAAAAGATGTACTCGACGCCGAGTCATGCGTGCTCGAACCCAATCATCTGGCGACGGGACACAGTGAGATGAACAACTCGTTTGCCGATTCCGGACACTTTGAAGACTGCACAAACTCATCGGTACACTCCAAAGACTCCATCCTCTTTGACGATGGAAATAGATCT CCGTTTAAGACTAAATTAGTGGAAACATCGGATAAGGGTATAACGGCTAATTTCGATAGTTTCGACCACGATTCTGAACACAGCAAATTGATAATGGAATATGAGAAACGCCTTCAGGAATTGGTTAGGACCCACGAGGAGGAGTCCTACCATTTGAAACAGAAACACAATGATAAAGTGGAGGAGTTGCTACAACGAATCACTGAAATTAATGCGAGATATTGGGAATTGGTCCCGGAATTAGACACAGCCCGAGACAGAATTAAAGAACTAGAAGTGCAATTGGAAGAAGCTAGCAAGAAACTTCAAGAACAAGAAGATAAGCAAAAACAGTCTTATCTTCAAATGTATAATAAGGGTCAAGAAGCTGCTAGACTAGAACATGAAAACAGG ttaATGGAACTTGCTCACCAAAATCCAAGCAGGATCTCAGTGCCAGAGCTTCTGCAAGAATTACAAGTCACCAAAAATGAACTAGAGAATATTAAG GCAATGTATCGACAATTGATGGAGGCCAAAAGCAGGAATAAAATCGATCCTGAAATTACATTGCAATTTTTGAAATCAGCAGTCTACTACTTTCTAACGGACCGAGAGAATAGCCAAGGTCATTTGAAGGCCATCCAAAGCATACTGGGATTCACAACCACTGAAATTGACAACATCTCGAAAGCAAGGCTGCagtaa